One stretch of Halichoerus grypus chromosome 8, mHalGry1.hap1.1, whole genome shotgun sequence DNA includes these proteins:
- the CFL2 gene encoding cofilin-2 isoform X2, producing the protein MKVRKSSTQEEIKKRKKAVLFCLSDDKRQIIVEEAKQILVGDIGDTVEDPYTSFVKLLPLNDCRYALYDATYETKESKKEDLVFIFWAPESAPLKSKMIYASSKDAIKKKFTGIKHEWQVNGLDDIKDRSTLGEKLGGNVVVSLEGKPL; encoded by the exons ATGAAAGTAAGGAAATCTTCTACACAAGAGGagatcaaaaaaagaaagaaagcagttcTCTTCTGTTTAAGCGAtgacaaaagacaaataattgtAGAGGAAGCAAAGCAGATCTTGGTGGGTGACATTGGTGATACTGTAGAGGACCCCTACACATCTTTTGTGAAGTTGCTACCTCTGAATGATTGCCGATATGCTTTGTACGATGCCACATACGAAACAAAAGAGTCTAAGAAAGAAGACCTAGTATTTATATTCTG ggcTCCTGAAAGTGCACCTTTAAAAAGCAAGATGATTTATGCTAGCTCTAAAGAtgccattaaaaagaaatttacag gtATTAAACATGAGTGGCAAGTAAATGGCTTGGATGATATAAAGGACCGTTCAACACTTGGAGAGAAATTGGGAGGCAACGTAGTAGTTTCACTTGAAGGAAAACCCTTATAA
- the CFL2 gene encoding cofilin-2 isoform X1 translates to MASGVTVNDEVIKVFNDMKVRKSSTQEEIKKRKKAVLFCLSDDKRQIIVEEAKQILVGDIGDTVEDPYTSFVKLLPLNDCRYALYDATYETKESKKEDLVFIFWAPESAPLKSKMIYASSKDAIKKKFTGIKHEWQVNGLDDIKDRSTLGEKLGGNVVVSLEGKPL, encoded by the exons ATG gcTTCTGGAGTTACAGTGAATGATGAAGTCATCAAAGTTTTTAATGATATGAAAGTAAGGAAATCTTCTACACAAGAGGagatcaaaaaaagaaagaaagcagttcTCTTCTGTTTAAGCGAtgacaaaagacaaataattgtAGAGGAAGCAAAGCAGATCTTGGTGGGTGACATTGGTGATACTGTAGAGGACCCCTACACATCTTTTGTGAAGTTGCTACCTCTGAATGATTGCCGATATGCTTTGTACGATGCCACATACGAAACAAAAGAGTCTAAGAAAGAAGACCTAGTATTTATATTCTG ggcTCCTGAAAGTGCACCTTTAAAAAGCAAGATGATTTATGCTAGCTCTAAAGAtgccattaaaaagaaatttacag gtATTAAACATGAGTGGCAAGTAAATGGCTTGGATGATATAAAGGACCGTTCAACACTTGGAGAGAAATTGGGAGGCAACGTAGTAGTTTCACTTGAAGGAAAACCCTTATAA